From the genome of Cellvibrio japonicus Ueda107, one region includes:
- the rpoE gene encoding RNA polymerase sigma factor RpoE, whose protein sequence is MTAPLAPDMDQQLVERVQKGDKRAFDLLVIKYQHKVLAVISRLVRDHAEAQDVAQEAFIKAYRALPNFRGDSAFYTWIYRIAINTAKNHLVARNRRPPSSDLEVDEAEFYPGNDAIHEMNTPERSLLRDELQATIEQAFQDLPPDLRTAVSLRELEGLSYEEIAEVMECPVGTVRSRIFRAREAIDRRIKPLVEDL, encoded by the coding sequence ATGACAGCGCCATTAGCGCCTGATATGGATCAACAGCTCGTCGAACGTGTACAAAAAGGCGATAAGCGTGCATTTGATTTATTGGTAATCAAATACCAGCACAAGGTGCTGGCGGTGATTAGTCGCCTGGTTCGGGACCATGCAGAAGCCCAGGACGTGGCTCAGGAGGCTTTTATCAAGGCCTATAGAGCATTACCCAATTTTCGTGGTGATAGTGCTTTTTATACCTGGATATACCGGATTGCGATTAATACCGCTAAAAATCATCTGGTTGCCCGAAACCGTCGTCCTCCCTCCAGTGATCTTGAGGTGGATGAGGCAGAGTTTTACCCGGGTAATGATGCAATCCATGAGATGAATACACCGGAGCGCAGTTTGTTGCGCGATGAGTTACAGGCAACGATTGAACAAGCTTTTCAGGATTTACCGCCGGATTTGCGCACAGCAGTTAGCCTGCGGGAGTTAGAGGGATTGAGTTATGAGGAAATTGCCGAAGTGATGGAGTGCCCGGTAGGTACGGTTCGCTCGCGGATTTTCCGGGCCAGGGAGGCTATTGATAGGCGGATTAAGCCACTGGTAGAGGACTTGTAA
- the nadB gene encoding L-aspartate oxidase yields MNKHYLHDVLVVGSGAAGLTLALSLAQHAKVAVLCKTLVNHGSTWFAQGGIAAVLDNQDSIDAHVSDTLIAGAGLCHEDAVRFTVENSKAAIEWLIQQGVMFTRESGSADYHLTQEGGHSHRRIIHSADATGQAVHSTLIEQVQQQPNIEVFEHHVAVNLITQADTNSRKLRCTGAYVLDSQADRVDVFQAKVVVLATGGASKVYLYTSNPDSASGDGIAMAWRAGCRVANMEFNQFHPTCLYHPKAKNFLITEALRGEGAYLRLPNGERFMPRLDERAELAPRDIVARAIDHEIKRLGCDCVYLDISHKSPDFISEHFPTVKARCLEFGIDITKEPIPVVPAAHYTCGGVVVDNAGRTDLKHLYAIGETSFTGLHGANRMASNSLLECIVYAQSAARDILHKLEQIDVPETSPQWDDSRVRNSDEDVVISHNWDELRRFMWDYVGIVRTHKRLERATHRIKLLQKEIAEYYSNYKVSSDLIELRNLATVAELIIRSAHERKESRGLHYSLDYPDKSPIARDTILVPTNFASQDIIVSKS; encoded by the coding sequence ATGAACAAACACTATCTGCACGATGTACTGGTCGTAGGCTCAGGTGCTGCCGGTTTAACACTGGCTTTGAGTCTAGCCCAACATGCCAAAGTTGCGGTCCTGTGCAAAACCCTGGTTAACCATGGCTCCACCTGGTTTGCCCAGGGCGGCATAGCAGCCGTGCTGGACAACCAGGACTCCATTGATGCCCATGTGTCGGACACCCTGATCGCCGGGGCCGGCCTTTGCCATGAAGATGCAGTGCGCTTTACCGTTGAGAATAGCAAGGCTGCCATTGAATGGTTAATTCAACAGGGGGTTATGTTCACCCGGGAAAGCGGCAGTGCCGACTACCACCTCACACAGGAAGGTGGACATAGCCATCGTCGTATCATCCACAGTGCGGACGCCACTGGCCAGGCAGTTCACTCCACCCTTATTGAGCAGGTACAACAGCAGCCCAATATTGAGGTTTTCGAACATCACGTAGCCGTTAACCTGATAACCCAGGCCGATACAAACTCCCGCAAATTACGTTGTACTGGTGCCTACGTCCTGGATAGCCAGGCTGACCGGGTCGATGTTTTCCAGGCCAAGGTTGTCGTACTGGCGACTGGAGGTGCCAGCAAGGTATATCTCTATACCAGTAATCCGGACAGCGCCAGTGGCGATGGTATTGCTATGGCCTGGCGTGCAGGTTGTCGCGTAGCCAATATGGAATTTAACCAATTCCATCCAACTTGCCTGTATCACCCCAAAGCCAAAAACTTTTTGATTACCGAAGCCCTGCGCGGCGAGGGCGCCTATCTTCGACTACCCAATGGTGAGCGCTTTATGCCGCGCCTTGATGAGCGCGCTGAACTCGCTCCCCGCGATATAGTAGCCCGCGCAATAGACCACGAAATTAAGCGGCTGGGTTGCGATTGTGTATATCTCGATATCAGCCACAAATCACCAGACTTTATCAGCGAGCACTTCCCCACCGTAAAAGCCCGCTGCCTTGAGTTTGGTATCGACATTACTAAAGAGCCTATTCCTGTTGTCCCTGCTGCCCACTACACCTGTGGCGGAGTGGTTGTCGATAATGCGGGAAGAACCGACCTAAAACATCTGTATGCAATCGGCGAAACATCCTTTACCGGTTTACACGGTGCCAACCGTATGGCCAGCAACTCACTGCTGGAATGTATTGTCTATGCCCAATCTGCAGCCAGGGATATCCTCCATAAACTTGAGCAAATAGACGTGCCTGAAACATCTCCCCAATGGGACGATTCCCGGGTACGCAACTCTGATGAAGATGTTGTCATCTCTCACAACTGGGATGAGCTACGCCGTTTTATGTGGGACTATGTGGGTATAGTTCGCACCCATAAACGCCTTGAGCGCGCGACTCACCGTATTAAATTGCTGCAAAAAGAAATTGCCGAGTACTACAGTAATTACAAGGTAAGCAGCGACTTGATTGAATTGCGCAATCTGGCAACAGTAGCAGAATTGATTATTCGCTCAGCACATGAGCGCAAGGAAAGCCGTGGCCTGCATTATTCCCTGGATTACCCGGATAAATCCCCTATTGCACGCGATACCATCCTGGTTCCTACCAACTTTGCCAGCCAGGATATTATCGTATCCAAAAGCTGA